Proteins from one Elephas maximus indicus isolate mEleMax1 chromosome 12, mEleMax1 primary haplotype, whole genome shotgun sequence genomic window:
- the FAM220A gene encoding protein FAM220A, with protein MRDGRGTLGKCLAKAEEEGEAGSDKSLYGLDKRTQESSDPSDVLSWVDQPAFNVNGNSPNELSVEMKNDLSEAPDLQESLRRNSALAAALSKTMALSFARTEGRGVKVLPDVGEALVRDWLRRGPRATDRRRNWCRKGEPGVWSARLQPLELPRYHELNLLQLGTGILEDESPSAFLGIISELEPPSLYSILSATLYACPDVPLNNETKNASLDCLKPVFSEQTIEYKEMLSSVQSIPSDLQVTLGLLAL; from the coding sequence ATGAGGGATGGAAGAGGGACCCTTGGCAAATGCCTTGCCAAagcggaggaggagggagaagctgGCTCAGACAAATCATTATACGGGCTTGATAAGAGAACCCAGGAGAGTTCTGACCCATCAGACGTACTGTCCTGGGTGGATCAACCTGCGTTCAATGTAAATGGAAATTCACCAAATGAGTTATCAGTGGAAATGAAAAATGACCTGAGCGAGGCTCCAGACTTGCAAGAATCCTTAAGAAGAAATTCCGCTTTAGCAGCCGCTCTGAGCAAGACCATGGCTCTGTCCTTTGCTCGCACGGAAGGGCGGGGTGTGAAGGTGCTCCCAGATGTTGGCGAGGCTCTGGTGAGGGACTGGCTGAGAAGAGGGCCAAGGGCCACTGACCGCCGCAGAAACTGGTGCCGCAAAGGAGAGCCCGGGGTGTGGTCTGCACGTCTCCAGCCTTTGGAACTACCACGTTACCACGAACTGAATCTGCTGCAATTAGGAACGGGAATTCTTGAGGATGAATCACCGAGTGCTTTTCTTGGGATCATCTCTGAGCTTGAACCGCCTTCCCTGTACTCCATCCTTTCTGCAACCCTGTATGCATGTCCTGATGTCCCCCTGAATAATGAGACAAAAAATGCTTCCCTTGACTGTTTGAAGCCCGTGTTTTCAGAGCAAACAATAGAGTACAAGGAAATGCTCTCAAGTGTACAAAGTATACCAAGTGATCTGCAGGTGACACTGGGGTTACTGGCTCTCTGA